The sequence CctgttatgaatattttctgAGTGTATCTTAACATGTCAAGTGTAAATTACAATatgatttatgttttacaagCAGAAATTCTCATTTACCACCTTGTGAATTGGTAAATAAGGATGTGTACATACTGTATTGTAGTAAATTAACGTTTTCTTTAGGGACAAGCATTAGGCCAATCTGAACAGGGTATTTAATGACTTTATAAAGATCTTATATAAATTGGCTAGGAATGCATTCACTATCTAGTGAGTTACACAGCCGTGTGTAGCCTGACGCCGTACGGTCACTAGACAATGTTTCCATGGGAAACCAATATCTCCACGGCTGAAAATGGCGTACGCGGCGTTtgttaaataaggaaatgaAACGCCATATTAGACCCTATTAATCGTATTCTATCAATATGATTAGTTTTTATGGAGACAAATATTTCCCTTTCGTTCTTACTATTTCAATGTGACGGGGATGAGAAGTATGGCATCGCCGATGTCGCCTCGTACTGGATCAATATACAGTGGCAGCAATGCTGACAGGATACAACGGCCTCGCGCTGCATCTGTGGTACAAACTAAACTGGATTGATGATAATTCCTTTCTCATATATTTCAGAAACCATCTTACCAGCGAATAATTTCGGAAACGCAGAGGGAAATACCATCTCGTGCTGGTCTGTTAGAAAATGTTGAACCCCGGTGCACCGACTTGTCAGAGATCTTTAATCAACATTGGCGCAATTTCTGAGAACGTTGATAACCAGTCGACTGGATGTAGAATGTATTTACTGTACGCTACCGTGGGATCGCCATACAATGCAGGATTTGAATCGTTCAGAAAACAATAGAAACAGAGATTTGTTGGAGGTTGTCCTCCAAAACAAGGAGGAGGCCAGATTGTCCTCAACGGACGCTATTCAAAGGATAGCAACTTCTTTGCACGCTACAAACGGCAACCTCAGTCGTCCTTCAAGTTTCGTGTCCAAAAGAAGCACGACCCTTTCGCAGTCACAAGAGCGTTTGAGCGATGACGAACCCTCTATGGTCCAGGAACGCAAAAAGAGCACCAACTCTGTTCAAACCAGTATAATTGGTTTAGGGCTTCTGTGCGTTGTGTCGGTCATACAAAGTGCTGTATCGGTACAAATCCTCTACTACATATCAGAGACACGCCGTGACGAACAGCCAAGGAACGGGACACTCTTGTCCAGTCAGAAGGATTTCGATGATGTCTTGGAAGTGGCCACCGCATTCTGCACCTTTGTGCTTGTACTTTGTGTGAGCTCCTTACTCGTGTGCTCTATGCAATGTTTTTTCGCCTCCAGAATTCTACAGGTGGCCGAGGGCGAGGAAAGGTAAGTACTGCTATTTGTATCTATTTTATCAAAAGGAGTAAAAGTGTCACAAGAAacgcaatatatatatatatatttcaaattagcTATGATCATGCGCAAAGGTTATTTGGAGTTGGGTTGAAGATAAAAGCCAACAAAAAACTTAAATAAATGTAAAGAGAAAAGAAGGAGAGGGGGTAAGATTgttataagattttttttaatcaaaaacGGTGTCGATTTGAATTGTCCTGAATGTTTCGATTGTTTTCTCAGTATTAATGCTTTGTGAAACCTTGGGCTACTCTTTTCATTCCATTGGTTATTGGTTATGTATTCAATTGATAAGTATACCAATAACAGAAAAGTCCTGTCTTCATGGGAAGAAATGTCTGTTCGGGTTATGGGTGGTTTTATCCATCATTTTTTGTTAATGTCAAGAGAACAAATGACATCATACTACTGGTATATAATGGTATTCCCTACATTAACACCCCAACATGATTACACGATTATGGCATGTTATTATAGTGGTATATCTAACATTAGCACCCCAACATGATAACACGATTATGGTATGTCATTATAGTGGTATATCTAACATTAACACCCCAACATGATTACACGATTATGATATGTCATTATAGTGGTATATCTAACATTAGCACCCCAACATGATTACACGATAATGGTATGTCATTATAGTGGTATATCTAACATTAACACCCCAACATGATTTCACGATTATGATATGTCATTATAGTGGTATATCTAACATTAGCACCCCAACATGATTACACGATTATGGTATGTC is a genomic window of Argopecten irradians isolate NY chromosome 10, Ai_NY, whole genome shotgun sequence containing:
- the LOC138333233 gene encoding uncharacterized protein — its product is MQDLNRSENNRNRDLLEVVLQNKEEARLSSTDAIQRIATSLHATNGNLSRPSSFVSKRSTTLSQSQERLSDDEPSMVQERKKSTNSVQTSIIGLGLLCVVSVIQSAVSVQILYYISETRRDEQPRNGTLLSSQKDFDDVLEVATAFCTFVLVLCVSSLLVCSMQCFFASRILQVAEGEERAAKFLRECSSSRVIAVLGFFVALPGFLITLILFVVLKLDSTPAVTATVIMSLGVLFGILSVMQNTYHWHYEISRAADGLPVYDTNLQKSLQERKPRNELNTLV